A segment of the Fusobacterium ulcerans genome:
TAAATCTATTAAAAATAAAAGAACGGTTTAAAAAAGTTTTTCCAGTTATATTTGTTTCGCTTTTCCTCTTTTTTACACTGTGGCACTTTTTTGGAATAGGTAATACTATATTGCCTCCTTTTCTAACTTTGCTGTTTTTATTCAGATATCAGGAAGATTTTAATATAAAGAAACTTTTGAGAATGTATGGAATTATATTTGTTGTAGCACTTATGGCATTTCTGAGCAGAAGAAATCTTTTCCTTTGTGCATCTCTGAATTTTTTAGTTCCTTTTATGCTGGTGTATCTATTTACAAATAAATTTAATCCAAAAGCTTATTATATTTATGGAATGGAATTTATCTTTTTGCAGTTCATTCCTCTTCCATTAGAAGGATTTATACTACAGTTGGGAGCTTTGCTCTATGGGGTTTCGGTTATTACTATAGCACTGTATGTTCATTCTAAAATAATCAAGAGAAAGAGAAATTATGGTACAGTGAGAAAAGGAATGAAAAATCTCACATGTCAAATTGAAAAATTGATAAAGAATGAAGATTTTTCAACTGAAGCAGAAGAACTTATGGAAATGATGGTTCATCTGAATCAGGTTATTTACTCGACACGAAATTATAAATATCTAGCAACTGGATATGGAAAAATCAACTATTATTTTATGGTTATTTTTCAAAGATTCCACTATTTTATGAAGTATCTATCTGAAGAAAAGCAAGAACTTAATGCAGAAGATAAGGAATATCTTCTGCATTTAAGTGAGATTTTTACTCTTGTGGGAGAAAATCTAAATGAGAAAGATAACAATTTTTTGAAAGAGAAAATTGAAGAATTTTTAAATGGATATGATTTGAGTTTGCTTAAAGAGAGAGAAGCAATAACAGCAATATTAGACGTTTTAAAATTTATTCTCTCTGAGATAGAAAAAACTTCTAAGTATAAAACAGAAAAGAAATGGCAGCTTCCAAATCCAGTTCATAAACCTGAAAGTATAAGAGAAATATTAAAATTAGATTTGTTTCAGGTAAGATTTGCAATTCGTCTTTCAATAACTTTGTGTATAGCTTTTTCTTTTGTGCAGTATACTAAACTGGATCACTCTTACTGGTATCCAATGAGTGTATTCTTTATGCTTATGCCTTATTCTGAGGAAAGTATTTTAAAAATAAATAATCGTATATTGGGAACAGTAATCGGACTTTTTATTGTATTCTTTATGGGAGTATTTTTTCAGGGAACAGTGGAAAGAGGAATTCTTATAGTTCTTCTTACTTCACTGATGTATTATTCCACTCCTACTTCATGGATAATGACTATGTATAGTACTTGTTTTGGAATGGTTCTTACAACAATGATTCTGCAAGTGGAACAGGCAGTTATTTTAAGGACAATGTATGTGGGAATGGCTGTTGTTACAGCATTTTTCATGAACTATTTTGTATTTCCGAATACAGTAAAAAGAGAATTTCAGCATAATCTAAATCAGCTCTTTGATATAGATACTAAAATAATCAAGGAAATAACTAAAACTTTAAAGGGAAATATAGATTTTAATGTAGTTCGTGATTTGATTGTTCATTCAAATATGGTTTCCAAAGAGATAAAAACATATGTAAGCGAAAATTTATCAGAGGGAGAAAAGGAATTTTATCTGCATCTTCTTTCAATAAATCATAAGCTTATCATGGAGATGGAGCAGCTCAATGGATATATTTACAAGAATAAATCCGATATGGATTTAGAAAACAATATGATTATTCAGGAATTGTTTAATAACTTTGAAGAAGCTATAAATGAGATACAGAAAAATTATGAGAAAAATGAGTTATCTAATTTTCCAAAATTAGACAAAGAATTAAGATTTTCTAAAAAGTTAGATGACAAACTGTATTTTAATTTTCTGGCATTTAACTGCTTGAAAACAGTGGGACATTTGACAGAATATACTTCTAAAATTCATGCAGGTTCTCATTAGATTATAAAATATGGAAGTATATAAAAAATAATCTAAATAGAGTATAATACAGATAACAGCTTCAGAGATATCAGCTTTAGGAGGAAAATATGGTAGAATTGGCAAAATATTTTGATGATTTGACTAATAGTGAAAAGATAGTTTTTAACTATATATATAACCATCAAAAAGAAGTAATAAATATGAAAATAACTGATCTTGCCAGAGAAGCTTTGACTTCTAAAACAGTTATCATTAATATGGCGCAGAAATTAGGATTTTTAGGATATGCAGATTTTAAATATTATTTAAAAAGTGGTAATCTTCCTAAGAAAAATAAAAATAAATATGAAGAGCTAGAAGATGAATTAAAGGATAATATCCAAAAAACATTTTCTCTGGTAAATATAGAAAGTATAAAAGGGGTAATTAAAGAGATACAGAAGGCTAAAACAATTTATATAGCTGCCAGAGGAACAAGTAAATCTGTAGGTTCTCATTTGAATCATCTTTTACTTACATTAGGAATAAGATGTATATTTTTAGAAGATTATAACCTTACGTCTATAGTGAGCAGGACATTAGATATAAATGAAATGGTTATACTGATTTCACTTTCTGGAAAAACTGAAAAAATATTAGAAGTGGCTAATATAGCAAAATTAAAAAAGGCTAAAGTTATTTCAGTAACATGTTTTGATAGAAATCCTTTAAGTGATATAGCTGATTACAAACTTTATTGTGCTTCCCAAAGTTGTGATACAAAATTTAATGACAGTGTTTCAAGGATAGGAATGTTTTTAATAGTAGAAATGATAATAGCAATGTTGAAAGATAAAATGACCTAGGTCATTTTAAGTGACATAAGTAATGAGATAAGTGCTAGGTCAGCTGTTTTTTGTTGTACCTGTAATATAAGTATGATAACATGAAATCACTTAGGGGGAAACTAAGAGGATTTCATGTTTTTTATTTAAAAGGGAGGGAAAATGTTAAAAAAATACAGCGATCAAATACAAAAATTTGGACGATCATTGTTACTGCCAATAGGAGTAATGGCACCAGTAGGAATGATTTTGGGAATTACAGGAGCATTTGTGCAGTCATATATGATTGCTAGATTTCCAGGACTTGGTAATCCTATTATTAATACAACATTAGTGAGTTTGAGAACTATAGCTGGAACAGTTTTTGACAACATACCATTGATGTTTGCTATGGGAGTGGCATATGGTATGAGTAAAAGGGATAAGGGAATAGCAGTTTTTGCTTCTGTTCTGGGGTATCTTATTTTAATAATATCAATGAGTGTATGGTTGAGCGTAACAGGAAATATGGCAGCACCAAATGTAATGAGTCAAATGGGGCAGATAAAGGTATTGGGTATTCAAACATTAAATATAAATGCAATGGGTGGAATAGCAGCAGGATTAGTAGCAGCATGGGCAACAGATAAATTTTATAATTTAGAACTGCCAATAGCTTTTGCATTCTTTGCTGGAAAGAAATCAGTTTCTATAATATGTATGGGAATAATGTTGGTAATTGGAATTACATTACCATTTATATGGCAATATTTTGTAACTGGCTTAACAGGACTGTCTGTTATATTTTTGAGTAAAGTCGGACCTTTTTTTACTGCTGCTGGAGAGAGATTATTTATACCATTTGGATTACATCATTTATGGAATGCTCTTTTTAGATTTACAGAAGCAGGAGGAAGTTATGTAATAGATGGAACTACTTATGTAGGAGTGGTGCCAACTATGAATCATGTATTATTTACACTTGGACCTAATAGTGAGTATTGGGCACTTATGCCGAAACTTACTAGATTTATGGCTCAACAGCAAATGTTATGTACAATGTTTGCTTTTCCAGCAATAGCACTTGCCATGTATCATACAGCATATAAGGAAAATAAGAAAATGGTAAAAGGTTTGATGATTACATGTGTAATGACAGCATTATTAGGAAATGTAACAGAACCCCTTGAGTTTTCATTTGTTTTTATAGCTCCATTGCTATATGTTATTTATGCTTGTATCATAGGAATTGGAGCAGTTGCACTTTCTCTGGTAAATGTAGGAATAGGGTATATTCGTGGAACGATATTTGACTTTG
Coding sequences within it:
- a CDS encoding FUSC family protein, whose product is MYGIIFVVALMAFLSRRNLFLCASLNFLVPFMLVYLFTNKFNPKAYYIYGMEFIFLQFIPLPLEGFILQLGALLYGVSVITIALYVHSKIIKRKRNYGTVRKGMKNLTCQIEKLIKNEDFSTEAEELMEMMVHLNQVIYSTRNYKYLATGYGKINYYFMVIFQRFHYFMKYLSEEKQELNAEDKEYLLHLSEIFTLVGENLNEKDNNFLKEKIEEFLNGYDLSLLKEREAITAILDVLKFILSEIEKTSKYKTEKKWQLPNPVHKPESIREILKLDLFQVRFAIRLSITLCIAFSFVQYTKLDHSYWYPMSVFFMLMPYSEESILKINNRILGTVIGLFIVFFMGVFFQGTVERGILIVLLTSLMYYSTPTSWIMTMYSTCFGMVLTTMILQVEQAVILRTMYVGMAVVTAFFMNYFVFPNTVKREFQHNLNQLFDIDTKIIKEITKTLKGNIDFNVVRDLIVHSNMVSKEIKTYVSENLSEGEKEFYLHLLSINHKLIMEMEQLNGYIYKNKSDMDLENNMIIQELFNNFEEAINEIQKNYEKNELSNFPKLDKELRFSKKLDDKLYFNFLAFNCLKTVGHLTEYTSKIHAGSH
- a CDS encoding MurR/RpiR family transcriptional regulator, translated to MVELAKYFDDLTNSEKIVFNYIYNHQKEVINMKITDLAREALTSKTVIINMAQKLGFLGYADFKYYLKSGNLPKKNKNKYEELEDELKDNIQKTFSLVNIESIKGVIKEIQKAKTIYIAARGTSKSVGSHLNHLLLTLGIRCIFLEDYNLTSIVSRTLDINEMVILISLSGKTEKILEVANIAKLKKAKVISVTCFDRNPLSDIADYKLYCASQSCDTKFNDSVSRIGMFLIVEMIIAMLKDKMT
- a CDS encoding PTS transporter subunit EIIC, whose translation is MLKKYSDQIQKFGRSLLLPIGVMAPVGMILGITGAFVQSYMIARFPGLGNPIINTTLVSLRTIAGTVFDNIPLMFAMGVAYGMSKRDKGIAVFASVLGYLILIISMSVWLSVTGNMAAPNVMSQMGQIKVLGIQTLNINAMGGIAAGLVAAWATDKFYNLELPIAFAFFAGKKSVSIICMGIMLVIGITLPFIWQYFVTGLTGLSVIFLSKVGPFFTAAGERLFIPFGLHHLWNALFRFTEAGGSYVIDGTTYVGVVPTMNHVLFTLGPNSEYWALMPKLTRFMAQQQMLCTMFAFPAIALAMYHTAYKENKKMVKGLMITCVMTALLGNVTEPLEFSFVFIAPLLYVIYACIIGIGAVALSLVNVGIGYIRGTIFDFAIFGLLYKDTNWVSFIIVGLILSVATYFIFKYFILKFNIKTPGREDAPSLDNTLIKEKRYSEIADIVIEGLGGRSNIVNVDNCITRLRIDLVDTKLVDQKILEKSGYSGLFFPLPKHIHIVYGPLVEFVRNAIDDKLKK